Part of the Natrialbaceae archaeon AArc-T1-2 genome, GCGGTTGGCGCTGACGTCGCCGTCTTCGTTGCCGGTGACGACCGCCACTTCGACGCTTTCGTCTCTCGCAGCGAGGTCGTCGTAGATGTGAATCCCCTGAAAGATGACGTTGACGTCGCTGTCTTCGGGATCGGCCGTCGCCAGAGCGGCAGCCGCGTCCTCGACCGTCTCGCGACCGACGACCGGCGTCGAGAAGCCGGTCTTTCGTCCGAGGTCGTCGTCGAGGTCGACACAGAGGACCAGCAGCATCGCTCGAAGATTAAACGGCGTGGTATTTGCATCTTCGGGGATTGACGGATATCGCGACGCGTGGCGACGACCGACGGTCGCTTTCGTGCGCCTTTTGAGCCTCGACCGGCTAGAGGAGACATCGAATGATCTCGAAGGGCTGTGAGCAGTGCGCGGAAGGCGGCAAGATGGTGCTGTTCGTCTACGGCTACTGTGACCAGCGCGACTGCTTTTACTGCCCGCTCGGCGAGAACCGCAAGAACGTCACCGACGTCTACGCCAACGAACGGCTCGTCGAGAACGACGAGGACGTCCTGACCGAGGCCCGCCGGATGGACGCACTCGGAACGTCGATCACCGGCGGCGAACCCCAGGAAGCGCTCGATCGCACCTGTCACTACCTCTCCTTGCTGAAAGAGGAGTTCGGTTCCGACCACCACACCCACCTCTACACCGGCATCACGGGCGGTCGCGAGAACATGCGCCGGCTCGCCGAAGCCGGCTTAGACGAGATCCGCTTTCACCCGCCGCTCGAGCAGTGGGGCGAGCTCCACGGCACCGAGTGGGAGGAGATTCTCTACACCGCCCGCGAAGAAGGGCTCACGCCCGCCTTCGAGATTCCTGGCATCCGCGCCGAGGAGGAGTTTCTCGAGTTCGTAGACGAGGGCGCTGCCGAGTTCTGCAATATCAACGAGTTCGAGATGTCCCAGGGCAACTACCGTCGGATGCAAGAGCAGGGCTTCGAACTCAAGGAAGGACACATGAGCGCCGTCGACGGCAGCCGCGAGGAGATCCTCGAGGTCATGGGCGAACACGAGCGCGTCTACTTCTGTACCTCCGTGTTCAAAGACGCCGCCCAGCACCGGCGACGGCTCAAACGAATGGCCCGCAACGTTCGCCGGGAGTTCGACGACGTCACCGACGACGGCACCCTCGTCTACGGCAAAACGTACGCCACCCCCCAGCGGTTCGAAGAACTTGGCGTCCCCGAGGAGTTCTACACGGTGAAATCGAACCACGTCGAGGTCGCCTGGTGGCTCCTCGAGGAGATGATCGAGGAAGGCGACCTCGAGGACGGCGAGATCGTCGAGCAGTATCCGACCTACGACGGACAGGTCGTCGAACGGACGCCGCTTGCCTGATCGCGATTCGGTACGCTGACACCGCCTTCACCGCTCGAGTGCACCCGTACCCGGCCGCTCGAGTCCGTCGAGGTCGATCCGACCGTCGGGCATCGAAACGCCGTCGTAGGGATCGGCCTCGAGCAACAGCGAGCCGTCGAGGTCGGCGTACTCGAGCGCCGGCGCGAGCTGGCAGGCCGCGGCGATCGAGGCGTTCGATTCGACCATACAGCCACACATGACCTCGAGGCCGTGAGCGTGGGCGGTGTGGACGATCCGTCGCGCCTCCGATAAGCCGCCACACTTCATCAGCTTCAGGGTCGCGACGTCACAGCGGTCGGCGACCTGCGGGACGTCCGTGGCGGTCCGCAGGGACTCGTCGGCGGCGATCGGAAGCGACGAGCGCTCGTAGACGTAACGAAGACCCTCAGGATCGTCGGCCGAGACGGGCTGTTCGACGAACTCGAGATCGTAGGCCGCGAGTTCGTCGATCGTCGCGACGGCCTCGCGGGGCGACCAGGCCTCGTTGGCGTCGACGCGGATCGTCGCGTCGGGAGCGACGTCCCGGATCGTGGCGAGAATCTCCTCGTCGCGGTCGGTCCCGACTTTGACCTTGAGCGTGTCGTAGCCCCGCTCGAGTGCCGTCTCGGTCTTCGCGCGCATCCGGTCGAGGTCGTCGATGCCGATCGTGTACGACGTCTCGGGGGCGTCGGTCGGATCGAGCCCGAAGTACCGGTACAGGGGAACCTCGAGCCGTTTCGCGACCAGGTCGTAGACGGCGATACTGACGGCCGCGCGGGCGGACGGGTTCGCCCGAATCCGATCGCGCATCCGGCGTTCGATCCGGGCGAGGTCGTGAGGATCCCCGACGTCTTCGACGATCGCGAGCAGATCGGGGAGGACGGCCTCGACGGTGTCGACCGTCTCGCCGTAGCGAGACGCCGGTGCTGCGGCCCCGACGCCGACGTGGCCCGCTTCGTCTTCGATCTCGACGATCGCGATCTCGGCGTGGGTCCTCGTCCCGCGGGCGATCGTGAACGGAAACTCGAGTGCCACTCTGGTGCGCTCGAAATCGGTCTCGAGGTCGACGCTCATAGCAACGCGTCGAGCACCCCGTCGGTGTCGAACCGAACCGCGTCCGTCGCCGGTGCACCGAGTGCCTCGGCGTAGGCGTCGACGGCCTCGCGGGCGGCGGCGTCGTCCTCGAGTCCTCGGGTGTTGAGTGCGCCGGCGAAGATTCGGGCCGGTCGGACTGGTTCGGCAAGTCCCTCGTAGAGGTCGACGTACCGACGAATCGGTGGTAGCGAGAACGACTCGTAGCCGTGGACCGTCTCTCGGCCCGCCTCGTGACAGAGCACGAGTTTGTCGGCCATCGCCCCGTGGAGGATGCCACAGGTCACCGCCGAGTAGGCCGGATGGACGATGCTTCCCTGGCCCTCCACGAAGAGGTAGTCGTGGTCGTCGCCGACCTCGAGGATCATCTCCTCGACCGCGCCGGCGGTAAAGTCGCTTATCACGCGGTCGATGGGATTGCCCCAGCCCTCGATCATGATCCCTGTCTGACCGGTCGGCACCACCGCGGCGTCGTAGCCATGCTCGTTCGCGTCCCGGGACAGTTCCATCGTCGTCGTCATCTTCCCGACCGAGCAGTCGGTGCCGACGGTGAGGATCACGTCGGCGTCGACCTCGTCGGCGACGCCGTCGGCCACGGTGAGGTCCGCTGGCGGCTCGCGAACGTCCCGGAGTTCACAGCCGTGCTCGTCGGCCAGCGTGGCGAACTCCTCGTCCTCGGCGAGGAAGTAGTGCAGCCCCGAGATGACGTCACAGCTCCGTTCGAGTGCGGTCCTGACGTCTGGTCGCCAGTGCTCTTCGAAGCCGCCGCCGATGGGGGCAATCCCGATCAACAGGGCGTCGACGGGGTCGTCGACGTCGTCCATGCTCGAGACGATCGGTGCGTCCTGGACGTCGGCGACGAACTCGGTGACGCGGCGACCGGCCGTCTCCCGATCGAGTACCGCGGCGACGTCGTAGTCGGCGTATCGGAGCACCCCGAGGGCGGTCTTGGCCCGGTCGGGGAACTGCTCGTGGGCGAGGATCGCGACGCGCATACCGGGTGCATAGACCACGCCCCACTTAAGGGTGCGCGCACCGGCAGAGCGGCGCAGCCTACAGCACCCGGACGTCGGTCGTCCAGAACGACCTGACCGCGTCCTCGAGCGCCGACTCGGGATCGCCGGTCGCGTCGACGGCGGCAGTCGCATCGGGGTCGGCCGTCTCGGCGACGGTATCGACGACGCCGCGCTGGCCGACGAGGTAGAGTCGATCGGCCTCGACCGGCGCGAGCACCTCGTGAACGCGCTCGAGGTGGTCGTCGATCTGCTCGTCGCGGATACGCTCGAAGCGAGCCTGCGAGAAGCCGCCTTTCGAGTGGGCTCCCTTCACGTCGCTTTCGAAGCCGCGGTAGTCGACCCGCTCGGTTCCCTCGTAGACGCCGAGTGCGAACAGGTCGGTCCGAACGAGCGCAACGGCGTGAGGACCCGTCGGCTGGAACCACGCCCGCTCGAGTTCGAACCGATCCGACCACGCCGCCTCGAGGTCGGGCCCGACCGGCGGATCGAGCGCGACCGAGACGATGCCGGCGTCGTCGAGACAGCACAGACACGGCGTGGCCTCCTCGAGCAGGACCGACCGTTCGCCGAGGATCTCGGCGGCCCCGTCGGGAACCTCGTCTGCGGCGTCGATCGTCGCCGTCAGCGCCCCCTCGGGAGCCGTCCGCAGCGACTCAAGGCGAGACAGCACTGCCTCGAGGCGCTCGCCGCGGAGTCGTTCCCGCCGTCGGACCTCGAGTGAGCGATCGTCGTCCTCGAGACGGTCGAGTTCGCCCTCGAGCTGGGCGATGCGGTCCTCGAGTCGATTGACCCGCTCTTCGGCCTCCTGGCGAGCCGTGACGGCCTCAGCCCGGCGCTCGGACTCGGCCTCGTAGCGGCGACGCAGCCGCTCGGTCTCCTCCTCGAGTTCGTCGATCCGCTCTTTGAGCGGGGCCCGGCCCAGCAACTCGTCGAGCATCAGGCGAACACGCGAAGTCGCGATACTTCTATGTCTAGGTTCCGGCGTGTCGGCACTCGGGGAGTCCGCCGGCGAACGACAGCAGCTGCTCGGCGCGTTCGCGAC contains:
- a CDS encoding radical SAM protein, yielding MISKGCEQCAEGGKMVLFVYGYCDQRDCFYCPLGENRKNVTDVYANERLVENDEDVLTEARRMDALGTSITGGEPQEALDRTCHYLSLLKEEFGSDHHTHLYTGITGGRENMRRLAEAGLDEIRFHPPLEQWGELHGTEWEEILYTAREEGLTPAFEIPGIRAEEEFLEFVDEGAAEFCNINEFEMSQGNYRRMQEQGFELKEGHMSAVDGSREEILEVMGEHERVYFCTSVFKDAAQHRRRLKRMARNVRREFDDVTDDGTLVYGKTYATPQRFEELGVPEEFYTVKSNHVEVAWWLLEEMIEEGDLEDGEIVEQYPTYDGQVVERTPLA
- a CDS encoding dipeptide epimerase; the protein is MSVDLETDFERTRVALEFPFTIARGTRTHAEIAIVEIEDEAGHVGVGAAAPASRYGETVDTVEAVLPDLLAIVEDVGDPHDLARIERRMRDRIRANPSARAAVSIAVYDLVAKRLEVPLYRYFGLDPTDAPETSYTIGIDDLDRMRAKTETALERGYDTLKVKVGTDRDEEILATIRDVAPDATIRVDANEAWSPREAVATIDELAAYDLEFVEQPVSADDPEGLRYVYERSSLPIAADESLRTATDVPQVADRCDVATLKLMKCGGLSEARRIVHTAHAHGLEVMCGCMVESNASIAAACQLAPALEYADLDGSLLLEADPYDGVSMPDGRIDLDGLERPGTGALER
- a CDS encoding DUF1611 domain-containing protein, whose amino-acid sequence is MRVAILAHEQFPDRAKTALGVLRYADYDVAAVLDRETAGRRVTEFVADVQDAPIVSSMDDVDDPVDALLIGIAPIGGGFEEHWRPDVRTALERSCDVISGLHYFLAEDEEFATLADEHGCELRDVREPPADLTVADGVADEVDADVILTVGTDCSVGKMTTTMELSRDANEHGYDAAVVPTGQTGIMIEGWGNPIDRVISDFTAGAVEEMILEVGDDHDYLFVEGQGSIVHPAYSAVTCGILHGAMADKLVLCHEAGRETVHGYESFSLPPIRRYVDLYEGLAEPVRPARIFAGALNTRGLEDDAAAREAVDAYAEALGAPATDAVRFDTDGVLDALL
- a CDS encoding Vms1/Ankzf1 family peptidyl-tRNA hydrolase, which produces MLDELLGRAPLKERIDELEEETERLRRRYEAESERRAEAVTARQEAEERVNRLEDRIAQLEGELDRLEDDDRSLEVRRRERLRGERLEAVLSRLESLRTAPEGALTATIDAADEVPDGAAEILGERSVLLEEATPCLCCLDDAGIVSVALDPPVGPDLEAAWSDRFELERAWFQPTGPHAVALVRTDLFALGVYEGTERVDYRGFESDVKGAHSKGGFSQARFERIRDEQIDDHLERVHEVLAPVEADRLYLVGQRGVVDTVAETADPDATAAVDATGDPESALEDAVRSFWTTDVRVL